The DNA sequence TACATAGAGAAGGTACGGATTTTACCAAGCTGCCCGACTATGTTGTAATTCAATTAAACGATACCCATCCCGTTGTGGGAATCCCTGAACTTATGCGTATCCTTATGGACGATTATCATCTTGAATGGGATGCCGCTTGGGATATTACAAAGAAGGTTTTTGCTTACACAAACCACACTATTTTAGCGGAAGCCTTGGAAAAATGGCCCATAGATGTTTTTCAAAAACTTCTGCCTAGGATTTATCAAATCGTTGAAGAAATAAACAGGCGCTTTTTGGCAAAGCTTTACGAAAAATATCCGGGAGATTGGAAAAAGCACAACAATATGGCTATTATGGCTGACGGGAAAATTCACATGGCCCGCCTTGCCATAGCCGGAGCCTTTTCGGTAAACGGAGTAGCCGCTCTTCACACCGAAATTCTAAAGCACAAAGAGCTTGCCGATTTTTATGACCTCTATCCCCATAAGTTTAACAATAAGACCAACGGAGTAACTCAACGGCGTTGGCTTTTAACAGCCAATCCTCTTCTTTCCGAGTTTATCACAAAATACATAGGCGGCGGCTGGATAACTAATTTGAATGAATTAAAAAAGCTTGAAGCCTTTATAGATGATGAAGAATTTTTAGAAGGTTTTATCGAGGTTAAACATAAAAATAAAATCAGGCTTGCCGAATACCTTGAAAAAAATCAGGGCATATTTGTCAACCCCGATTCTATCTATGATGTTCAAATCAAACGCCTCCACGAATACAAAAGGCAGTTATTGAACATTCTTCATATAATGACCCTTTATAATAGAATCATAAACGACCCGTCCTATGACCCTATTCCTCGAACCTTTATCTTTGGAGCAAAGGCTGCGGCAGCCTATAGACGAGCAAAGGAAATAATAAAGCTCATCAATACGGTCGCCGACAGAATAAATAACGACCACAGGGTTGCAGGTAAATTAAGAGTTGTCTTTGTTGAAAACTACCGCGTATCTGCTGCGGAAAAAATCTTCCCTGCTGCCGATATTTCCGAGCAAATTTCTACAGCCGGAAAAGAAGCCTCCGGTACAGGCAACATGAAATTTATGATTAACGGAGCCGTAACCATCGGCACCCTTGACGGGGCTAATATTGAAATTATCGAAGAAGCCGGAGCAGAGAATGAATTTATCTTCGGGCTTAAGGCTGAAGAGATTTTAAAGATGGATAAGGAAAACACCTATAATCCGAGAGAGTACCTTGCCGCAAATCCTGAACTGGAAAAGGCTGTCAATCAGCTTATCGACGGGACCTATACCTTGCCTGGAGAACAAACCTTTAGAGGGCTTTACGATTCTTTGATTTACGGTGTTGAAGGACAGCGGCCCGATACTTATTATATTCTTGCAGATTTTAAGAGCTATCAAAAAGCTCACGAGCAAATTATAAGCGAGTATTATCACCGCCACGCTTGGGCAAAAAAATGTATTTTAAATATAGCCCGCTCCGGAAAATTCAGTTCGGACAGGACTATTCAAAATTATGTTGATGAAATTTGGAGACTGGAAAAAATAAATGTCAATCAATAAAACAAGAAAGTATGATTTTGAAAATACGCTTCCGCGAAAAAACATCGGTTCTGCTAAGTGGGAGCTTATGTACCAATGGAAACCCGATGTTTCGGACGGCATAATTCCGCTTTCCGTCGCCGATATGGAATTTAAAAACCCGCCGGAAATAACTGAAGGCCTAAAAGAATACCTCGACAGGCTGATTTTGGGCTATTCTACGCGGTATGCCGATTATGACAACGCTGTAATAAATTGGCTTAAACGCAAACATGATTACTCCGTAAGTGCCGAAATGATTCTTCAGACGCCCGGTGTTGTAAATGCTTTTTTTGCTGCAGTAAATGCCTTTACCGAAAAAGGAGACGGCGTAATAATTATGAGGCCGGTATATTATCCCTTTTCTATGGCAATCGAAATGAATGAGCGGGAGCTTGTAAATTGCCCTCTTCTATGCGATAAGGACAACTATTATACAATCGATTATGAGAAATTTGAAAGCCTTGCAAAGCAGCCTAAAAATAAACTTTTAATTTTCTGCTCGCCTCATAATCCGGTCGGCCGCGTATGGAAAAAAGAGGAATTAAAAAAACTTGCCGAAATAGCCTTAGAAAATAATGTTATAGTTTTTTCCGATGAAATATGGAACGATATTATAATGCCCGGCTATAGACACACTCTTATGGCAAGTATTTCAAAAGAAATAGGTGCAAATACTATAACTGCGACTGCTCCTTCAAAAACATTTAATGTTGCAGGTCTTGCTACATCAAATATAATTGTAGAAAATGAGACTTTGAGAAAAAAATACGACGAAATGCTTCAGAGGATGAGATCTTCAAGCGTAAATGCTCTCGGGTTTAAAGCCTGCGAAATAGCTTATACCCAATGTGATAAATGGCTTGAGGAACTTCTTCAAGTTCTTGATACTAATCAAAAGCTGGTTAAAAACTATTTTGATTCCAATTTTCCCATGCTTAAAAGCCGATTTATCGAAGGTACTTATCTTCAATGGATTGATTTTAGAGCCCTCGGGATGGATAATCAAACTTTGGAAAATTTTATGCACAATGAAGCCCAATTTTTTACGGATGAAGGTTATGTTTTCGGCTCTGAAGGCGACGGTTTTGAAAGAATCAATGTCGGCTGTCCTACTAAAATTTTACAGCAGCATTTGGAGATGCTCGGTGATGTATTAAAGAAAAAATTGTTATAATTATAACATTATGGGAGTTTATATGTCTGAAAAAAAATTATCTTATTCTATGATTTTTTTGGCTATTGCCGTGATGTCTACAGTTTTAGGGCTTGTATGCATTTTTAACCCTGACAGTATAACAAGAATTATTGTGACTATTGTCGGTATTTCGTTAATCGTTTACGGACTTGTTGAAATTTATCAGTTTCTTTCGATTAAAATGAATACCTTTTTGGTATTGGGTATCATTCTTATAGGGCTGGGGCTTTTTTGTCTGGTAAATCCAAGCGCCGTTCTCGGTCTTATCGGGCTCGTCCTCGGTCTCTTTTTGGTCTGCCTTGGGGCCGTTGAGGTCAAAAAGTCATTCGATTTAAAAAGATATGGTGTGAAGCTGTGGTGGCTTTGGCTGATTTTTGCCGGAATTGTATGCTTAATAGGGCTTTCGGGGCTTTTTAATCCTGCAAGCATTTCAGGCCTCTTTGCAAGTTTGATAGGTTTCGGCTTTTTGATAAACGGAATAAGCAGCATTTGGCTCTTCTTTGTGTTGAAGAAAAGGATCTGATTTTTATATTATCAATCTATTGACATAAAATCCGTTTTTTTTTATACTTATTCGGTTGATATAACTATAATCTATAATATTTTACTAGGAGGCAAGTATGGCTGGTGCAAGTAAAAACTCACGAACTGCTGCTGCTACTCAAAAATTTAATTGTCCCTGCGGCGGAGACATCGTATTAAAAACAATGGTCGATAACGGTAAGATTAAAAATATTGCAGAATGTTCAAAATGTAAAAGAGTTGAACGACGACCTAAAGACTTTCATTAATCGATCAGGTTTAAAAGTTCTTAAAATGCCGAAAAAGGGAGGCTCTTTCTGTAATATGAAAGGTCTCCCTTTGTTTTTTTTGATTAGATTTGAGGAGAATAGGGTAAAATGAGCAAGGATGATATTTTTAAATCGACTTTAGGGGAAGAATGCGGAATTGCAGCTGTCTGGGATTCGAACTCCTATAAGGCAGAAAATCCGGAAAGGCTGCCTTTCAGGCTGGATGACGCTGCCCGCTCGGTTTTTTATGCTCTTTTTTCTCTTCAACACAGGGGGCAAGAAGCTGCCGGAATAGCTGTTTCAAACGGAAAGCACATCCGAGTCTTCAAAAAGCCGGGACTTGTTTCCAACATTTTTACCGAACACGATATATCGAACCTTCAAGGTTATGCTGCCATAGGCCACACCCGCTACTCAACTACAGGTTCTTCTTCTTTTGGAAATATTCAGCCCTTTTATATAGAAACAATGCACGGGCCTATAGCCCTTGCTCATAACGGAAATCTTGTAAACGCCCCGCATTTAAGGAAAAAACTTTTGGAAAGAGGGGTAGGGCTTTCTTCTACCTCCGATACCGAAGTTATGATTATGATGCTTGCCGCTGCCAAGGGCGATTCTTGGGCGGAGCGTATAGCTTCATGTATGCGAGAATGGGAAGGAGCTTTTTCGATTGCCGTTTTAACGGTTGAAGGTATTTACATAGCCAGAGACCCTTGGGGCTTCAGGCCTCTTTGTTCCGGAAGTTTTCAGGAAGGGGTATCGGTTGCGGCAAGCGAATCTTGTGCTCTTTTAACACTGGGGTGTAAAGACCTTACTGAGGTAAAAGCCGGTGAAATTCTAAAGCTTGTCGATAACGGAGCCGAGCTTTGTATGCGCATTCCGCCTAAGGAGCCTCTTTCCCCATGTATTTTTGAGTATGTCTATTTTGCCCGCCCCGACTCGGTTTGGAATAATGCCTCGGTTCATGTATCCCGTGTAAATTTCGGCAAGGAGCTTGCAAAAAGCTCCCCCGTTGAGGCCGACATAGTTATAGCCATTCCCGACTCGTCCCGTTCGGCAGCTATAGGCTACTCCCAAGAATCGGGCATTCCCTATGATGAGGGCTTTTCAAAAAACCGCTACATAGGACGCACCTTTATTCAGCCTACCCAAAAATTGCGTGACCAAGGCGTTGCGATGAAGTTCAATGTTCTTTCCGAAGCTGTCGAAGGAAAACGCATCGTAGTGGTCGATGACAGTATTGTCCGCGGAAGCACCATGGGGCCCTTAATCAAAATGCTTAGGGGCGCGGGTGCAAAAGAAGTACACATCAGAATATCTTCTCCTCCGGTACGATACTCCTGCTTTATGGGTGTAGATATGGGAGACCCCGAAAACCTTATCGCCCACAAAAAATCGGTTGAAGAAATCAGGGAACACATCGGTGCAGACTCCTTAGTTTATCTATCCCAAGAAAGTATGCTCAAGGCGATGAAAGATGCCGGAGCAAACACTCACTTTTGCTGTGCCTGCTTTGACGGTAAATACCCCGTCGATGTCAGCGCCGCCGCCGATAAAAACAGCTTTGAGTAGAGAGACTATAGGTCCTATTGTAACTCCATAATAAGGCTAAAGATTCCTGCTGTATGTTTTTCTTTTTTTCAATTGCAAAATCTGCCTCTTTTTGATATAATAATTCTAGTAATTATTTAGGGGGAAATATGATTTATACATCGGAAAGTCTGCTTGAAGCTGCAAAAAACGCCGTTCCTAAGGCGGAGCTTGTAACTTTACGCATTCACCGCACAAGGGATACTTTCTTTGCGGCTCAGGATGGAGCTTTTGAATCTTCCGGTTATTCGGCTGATCAGGGTTTTATGGTTGAAGTCTTGTATAAGGGGCATATTGCTTATGGGGCAACTCAAAACATGACGCCTCAAGGAGCTGCTGAAGCTGCCTGTCAAGCCTTTAATGCCGCTAAAACCGCTTCAGCCTTTAAAATTGCCGATTTTGACAAGAAGGTCAGACCGGATACGGAATTAAAATACGAGACTCTTAGGGGTAAAAAGACCCGCCCTTCCAAAACGGAAATTTTCGATTATCTTTTTGAGATATGCAATATTTTAAAAGTCTCTGATGAGGTTATTGATACTCATGCTTATGTAAATTTAGGCGAAGAAGTAATAGAGCTTTTAAGTTCAGGCGGGGCAAAAATATTACAAGATTTTTACACAATAGGTTCAAGTTTCGGTGCCGCTGCCCGCCGAGGGGACATAATTCAAAGACGGACTTATAACGGCGCAGGAGCCCGCACCTTTCAGGGAGGCTATGAGTTTTTAAACTTTGCCAAATCCAAGGTAGAAGCCAAAAGAGTTGGGAATGAAGTAATAGAGCTCTTGGGAGCCGACTCCTGTCCTTCCGATAGGCGTACCCTCGTTCTTATGCCCGACCAAATGCTTTTACAAATTCACGAAAGTGTCGGCCATCCCTTGGAAATTGACCGCATTTTAGGTGATGAAAGAAACTTTGCAGGCGGCAGTTTTATAAAGCCTGAAGATATAGGAAGCTTCCAATACGGCTCACGCCTTATGAATATCTGCTACGATCCTACGATTCCATATCAGCTTGCCACCTTTGCCGCCGACCAGACGGGGGCTCAGGCAAAGAAAACCTTTATAATCAAGGACGGAATTTTAGTCTGTGCCTTGGGAAGCCTCGAAAGTGCAGGCCGCCTCTATGCAGGCAAACCCGTTCCTCAGGACAAGATGGTCGCAAACCAAAGAGCAACCTCGTGGAATCGGCCGCCGATAGACAGAATGGCAAACCTAAACCTTGAACCGGGAACCAGCAGCTTTGATCAAATAATTTCTTCAATCGAAAAAGGAATTATTATGACATCTAACCGCTCATGGTCGATAGACGATTACCGCAATAAATTTCAATTCGGATGCGAATACGGCCAATTAATCGAAAACGGAAAAATTACCAAAACCGTACGCGACCCGAACTACCGAGGCGTATCTCAAAACTTTTGGCGAAACCTCTGTGCCGTAGGCGACAAATCCACCTTCCATGTTTACGGAACGCCTAACTGCGGTAAGGGAGAACCGAATCAGGTTATCAGTGTAGGACACGCAAGTCCTGTATGCGCATTTTCTGATGTAGAAGTTTTTGGAGGCGGAAAATGAAAATGAGTTTTAAAGAATATTTTGAATCGATTGCCGATTTTATGCTTTCGGAACTGCTTGAGGGAGAAAAAATTTCGATTTCTTTTTCGGGCGAAAAGAGCTATTTTATGCGCTTTAGCAAGGCTAAGGTACGCCAAAACGGAATGGTTGATCAGGGCTATTTTTCTTGTACTTTTTGGAAAAAAAACCGCACCCATGATTTTCGTTTCGGTATTCAGATGAGTATGGAAAAGGATAAGAGGATGGCTGCAGAGGCTCTTCAAGAAGCTAGAGACTCTATAATGCTTCTGCCCGAAGACAAGTATCAGTCAATTCCGGAAGCCTCGCAAACCTCTTCGGCAATATACACGGGAAAACTTTTACCCGAAGATAAGATACCCGAAACTATTTTATCCCCCGTTAAAGACCTTGACTTTGCAGGCCTTTATTCTCAGGGCGTTATTTGTAAGGGAGTTATAACTTCAGCAGGGGCGAGCCATTGGTTTCAAACCGAAACCTTTGTTTTGGATTATTCGGTCTGGCTCGAAAACGGCCGCGGTATAAAATCTCTTTATTCGGGAACGGAATGGAGTGATGCTCAATATAAGCTGAAGATAGAGCAAGCTCGAAAGGGCTTGGAGGTTTTACACACGCCTCAAAAAAAATTAGCTCCCGGAAAATACAAGGCATTTATAAGTGCCGATGCCCTTCTTGATGTGACGGACTTTTTTTCGTGGAACGGTTTTAGCGAAAGGAGTATGCAGCAAGGCTCCAGTGCCTACCTTGCCTTAAAAGAGGGAAGGGAGCATTTTTCAGATAAGTTTAATTTGACTCAGGATTTTTCGCTTGGGCTTGAGCCTGCTTTTAACTCAAACGGAGAGTTGGCCCCCGAAAAATTAAGCATAATCGAAAAGGGTAAGCTTAAAAATACCTTGGTCAGTTTAAGAACCGAAACCCAGTACGGGGTAAAATCCAATGGTGCTCCTTTGAGCGAAAGTATGCGTTCAATAGTTATAGGAACGGGAAACTTAAACGAAGCTGATGCCGTAAAAGAGCTGGGTACGGGTATTTATATTTCAAACTTTAACTACCTGAACTGGAGCGATACCTCATCGGCCCGCGTTACGGGAATGACCCGCTTTGCCTGCCTTTGGGTAGAAGACGGAAAAATCGTTGCCCCCATTGCCGATATGCGTTGGGACGAATCCTTGTACAATATGTTCGGGGAAAACCTTTTGGCCGTAACAAAGGAAAGCCGCATCTTTGCAAACACCGGCACCTACGGCAGCAGAAGCACCGGAGGAGCTTCGCTTCCCGGCATCTTGGTAAAGGATTTTAACTGCACGCTCTAAGGTAAAAATAAATGTTATTAAAGCAAAGGCAGCAGCAGATTCTATCTCAAAAAATGGTGATGAACCAGCAGATGCTGAATGCTGTTGCCCTGCTTAATTTATCGAGCGAAGAACTTCAAGAAGAAGTAATAAAAGAAGTAAAGCGGAATCCTGCCCTTATTTTTAAAACCTCTTCCCGAGTGAGTGCTGCTTCCGCTGAAGAAGGGGATAAGCATCAAAGTTTTTTGGAGAGCATCGAAGATGATTCCCGCACAACTCTTCAAGCTCATCTGATTGAACAAGCCGGAGAATCGATTGCGGACGAGTATGTCCTAGATGCGGCAATGCTCATAATTCAAAATTTGGATCAAAACGGTTTTTATTGGGTTCCTCTTGAAGAACTTTTTGCAGACCTTCTTGCCGAAAAAAAGATAAACCATGCGGAAATAAAAAAAGCCCTTAATATCGTCAGGCGGCTTGAACCGATTGGCTGTGCTTGCAGAGGTTTTAAAGAATCTCTTATTGTGCAGGCCGGAATCCTTTGCGAGTCGCCTAAAACGCATGAAATCCTTGATATTTATAAAACCATACATTCTCTTTG is a window from the Treponema denticola genome containing:
- a CDS encoding glycogen/starch/alpha-glucan phosphorylase, whose protein sequence is MVISKEEVKDSVIRRLKRNFSKSLDKATRREIYDAVASTVMELIQSNWIKTMNAQEKTGVRRMYYLSAEFLMGRALINNINNMGIRKTIEEIADEISEPLSIIEDEEPDAGLGNGGLGRLAACFLDSLATMNYPGHGYGIRYKYGMFEQRIENGYQVEYPDRWLFARDPWEVRRSDLSVKVYFGGTPSSRTSESGKLYYDLNGAEEIIATPYDMPIVGYGTDTVNTLRLWEASSDDGFDLPLFNSMEYNRAFQKQIDAESISCILYPNDSGPPGMNLRLKQQYFFTSASLQDIIRSFIHREGTDFTKLPDYVVIQLNDTHPVVGIPELMRILMDDYHLEWDAAWDITKKVFAYTNHTILAEALEKWPIDVFQKLLPRIYQIVEEINRRFLAKLYEKYPGDWKKHNNMAIMADGKIHMARLAIAGAFSVNGVAALHTEILKHKELADFYDLYPHKFNNKTNGVTQRRWLLTANPLLSEFITKYIGGGWITNLNELKKLEAFIDDEEFLEGFIEVKHKNKIRLAEYLEKNQGIFVNPDSIYDVQIKRLHEYKRQLLNILHIMTLYNRIINDPSYDPIPRTFIFGAKAAAAYRRAKEIIKLINTVADRINNDHRVAGKLRVVFVENYRVSAAEKIFPAADISEQISTAGKEASGTGNMKFMINGAVTIGTLDGANIEIIEEAGAENEFIFGLKAEEILKMDKENTYNPREYLAANPELEKAVNQLIDGTYTLPGEQTFRGLYDSLIYGVEGQRPDTYYILADFKSYQKAHEQIISEYYHRHAWAKKCILNIARSGKFSSDRTIQNYVDEIWRLEKINVNQ
- a CDS encoding MalY/PatB family protein, which codes for MSINKTRKYDFENTLPRKNIGSAKWELMYQWKPDVSDGIIPLSVADMEFKNPPEITEGLKEYLDRLILGYSTRYADYDNAVINWLKRKHDYSVSAEMILQTPGVVNAFFAAVNAFTEKGDGVIIMRPVYYPFSMAIEMNERELVNCPLLCDKDNYYTIDYEKFESLAKQPKNKLLIFCSPHNPVGRVWKKEELKKLAEIALENNVIVFSDEIWNDIIMPGYRHTLMASISKEIGANTITATAPSKTFNVAGLATSNIIVENETLRKKYDEMLQRMRSSSVNALGFKACEIAYTQCDKWLEELLQVLDTNQKLVKNYFDSNFPMLKSRFIEGTYLQWIDFRALGMDNQTLENFMHNEAQFFTDEGYVFGSEGDGFERINVGCPTKILQQHLEMLGDVLKKKLL
- a CDS encoding DUF308 domain-containing protein; the protein is MSEKKLSYSMIFLAIAVMSTVLGLVCIFNPDSITRIIVTIVGISLIVYGLVEIYQFLSIKMNTFLVLGIILIGLGLFCLVNPSAVLGLIGLVLGLFLVCLGAVEVKKSFDLKRYGVKLWWLWLIFAGIVCLIGLSGLFNPASISGLFASLIGFGFLINGISSIWLFFVLKKRI
- the purF gene encoding amidophosphoribosyltransferase; translated protein: MSKDDIFKSTLGEECGIAAVWDSNSYKAENPERLPFRLDDAARSVFYALFSLQHRGQEAAGIAVSNGKHIRVFKKPGLVSNIFTEHDISNLQGYAAIGHTRYSTTGSSSFGNIQPFYIETMHGPIALAHNGNLVNAPHLRKKLLERGVGLSSTSDTEVMIMMLAAAKGDSWAERIASCMREWEGAFSIAVLTVEGIYIARDPWGFRPLCSGSFQEGVSVAASESCALLTLGCKDLTEVKAGEILKLVDNGAELCMRIPPKEPLSPCIFEYVYFARPDSVWNNASVHVSRVNFGKELAKSSPVEADIVIAIPDSSRSAAIGYSQESGIPYDEGFSKNRYIGRTFIQPTQKLRDQGVAMKFNVLSEAVEGKRIVVVDDSIVRGSTMGPLIKMLRGAGAKEVHIRISSPPVRYSCFMGVDMGDPENLIAHKKSVEEIREHIGADSLVYLSQESMLKAMKDAGANTHFCCACFDGKYPVDVSAAADKNSFE
- a CDS encoding TldD/PmbA family protein translates to MIYTSESLLEAAKNAVPKAELVTLRIHRTRDTFFAAQDGAFESSGYSADQGFMVEVLYKGHIAYGATQNMTPQGAAEAACQAFNAAKTASAFKIADFDKKVRPDTELKYETLRGKKTRPSKTEIFDYLFEICNILKVSDEVIDTHAYVNLGEEVIELLSSGGAKILQDFYTIGSSFGAAARRGDIIQRRTYNGAGARTFQGGYEFLNFAKSKVEAKRVGNEVIELLGADSCPSDRRTLVLMPDQMLLQIHESVGHPLEIDRILGDERNFAGGSFIKPEDIGSFQYGSRLMNICYDPTIPYQLATFAADQTGAQAKKTFIIKDGILVCALGSLESAGRLYAGKPVPQDKMVANQRATSWNRPPIDRMANLNLEPGTSSFDQIISSIEKGIIMTSNRSWSIDDYRNKFQFGCEYGQLIENGKITKTVRDPNYRGVSQNFWRNLCAVGDKSTFHVYGTPNCGKGEPNQVISVGHASPVCAFSDVEVFGGGK
- a CDS encoding TldD/PmbA family protein, whose product is MKMSFKEYFESIADFMLSELLEGEKISISFSGEKSYFMRFSKAKVRQNGMVDQGYFSCTFWKKNRTHDFRFGIQMSMEKDKRMAAEALQEARDSIMLLPEDKYQSIPEASQTSSAIYTGKLLPEDKIPETILSPVKDLDFAGLYSQGVICKGVITSAGASHWFQTETFVLDYSVWLENGRGIKSLYSGTEWSDAQYKLKIEQARKGLEVLHTPQKKLAPGKYKAFISADALLDVTDFFSWNGFSERSMQQGSSAYLALKEGREHFSDKFNLTQDFSLGLEPAFNSNGELAPEKLSIIEKGKLKNTLVSLRTETQYGVKSNGAPLSESMRSIVIGTGNLNEADAVKELGTGIYISNFNYLNWSDTSSARVTGMTRFACLWVEDGKIVAPIADMRWDESLYNMFGENLLAVTKESRIFANTGTYGSRSTGGASLPGILVKDFNCTL